ACGCACAACAAGGAAGCGTTACCTCGGCATGCAGATAACCCTCAGCCGCAGACGGCAACCGCCTCACGACGCGGCGCCGACTGCCATACGTGCCCGCACCGCACATGCGTCGACTTCGGGTCACCACCCTCGCCTCGACACCTCGAGCGCCCGGCGCCCTCGACGGCACGCATACGACTCGTTGAAGCGGGCGTTTGCCGATATCCTTCGTTATGTTAACTAAACCACCCGGTATTGCATCAGATGACCGATCCGTCTGGCCCGTCTGCGGCCGAGCCGCCCGGGCGCGAATACTGTTCACCGCACGAGAGCGACTGCGGCGCAGAACTGCTCACCATCGATCGACGCCTGGCTCGAACGCGGAGCGGTGACCGATCCCCGACCCCACGGTCGCCGGACGCAAGAATGAAGACGGCTTCGCGCATCACCCTGACCTGCAGCGTTACGCATGACTCAGATTTCCCGTTGCCCGGCAGCCGCCCTCGTGGTGTCATTATCCGATCGATTCGGTCATCTGATGCATGATCCGGGGAGGATGTGTGGGGGTCGACAGCGACGGGCGAGCGCTCGGGTGGGGTCCGGTCCGGCACCTGCATCCGGACGAGGCGGTGTTCGAGGAGATGCTGACGGGATGGCGCAATCAACAGCTGGCCCGGAATCTGGCGTTTTCCACGATCGATGCCCGGGAGAAGCTGGTGCGCCGATTCGTCGCGTCGATCAACGAGTACCCGTGGAACTGGCTTGCGCAGCATGTCGACGAGTTCTTCGGTGACCTGCGCGCCGTGTCCGGGTTGAAGCAGAGTTCGCTGCGCCGGTACCAGGGTGCACTACGCGGGTTTCTGGGGTATCTCACCGATCCCGCCTACGGATGGGAGCGTGTGTGCGAGGAGCTGTTCGGCACGCATCCTTCCCAGGTGGTGCACGACTGGAACAGTGCTGTCCATGTGCAGGACGCTGAGAGGAGTCCTGGCAAGCGCGCGTTCTGCAAGCGCGAACTGCAGCAACTGTTCGATCGTGCCGACGAGGAGGTCGGGCGCATTCGTGCCCTGCGCCGGAAGGGCTGGTGGGCCGCTTACCGTGACGCGACGCTGTTCAAGACCGCCTACGCCTACGGGCTGCGCCTCAACGAGGTGCGCCGGTTGGAGACGGTCGACTTCGGGAGGAACCCGAAGGCCCGGCAGTTCGGCGGGTACGGGGTGCTGCGGGTCCGGCACGGTAAGGCGATGAGGGGCTCACCCCCGAAGCCCGGCAGTGTGCTCACCGTCTTCGATTGGGCTGTCGATGTCCTCGAGGAATGGGTCGACGAGATTCGACCGGTCTTCGACTACGACGGACTCGTGCTGTTTCCCTCGCCTCGCCGCACACCCTTGGCCCACAGCACCATCCAAGCGCGATTCCGGCGCTACTGTGATGATCTCGGTTTCGGGCCGGGTCTGGACTTTCACTCGTTGCGCCGGTCCTATGTGACACACCTGATCGAAGACGGGGTCGATCCCTTGTTCGTTCAGCAGCAGGTGCGTCACGAGCACGCGTCGACGACATCGCTCTACACGTGCGTGTCGAGCGACTACCGAACCAGGGTGCTCAGCCACGCCCTGACCACGATCTTCGACAATGCCGTCGAACCGGACCGGCGCCTGGTGCAACCGACGACACCAGGATCGAAGTAGAAGGAGAGGGCGATGAAACAGGTGGACTACCGGTGGCATGTCGCCGAGCTCATGGCGCGCCAGGGCATGCACAACACCACCGACCTGGCGCCGCGACTGCGCGAATACGGCGTCGAACTCTCCCCCTCGCAGGTGTATCGCCTGGTGACGCAGACACCGGACCGGGTCTCCCCCCGGGTGCTCGGTGCGTTGTGTGCGATCTTCGCGTGCGAACTCGAAGACCTGCTCACCTTCACCTACACACAGCAGACACCCCGGCGAGCAGCGACCGGTACCTCGGTGATCGACCTGAACACCGTGGGCCGGCCACGGCGCGCCCGGATCATCCGCGACGACGCCGACTGACACCGGCCGCCGTGACGCACACCGACGATCGCCGCGGACGACCGCGCAGCCAAGGAGCCCACCAGTGCGACCGCTGCCGGCGCTCCACCACCAAGATCGTGGCTCGCTGGCCCGAGGGCGCGATCTGCTATTCCTGTTATTCGTCGGCCACCCGCACCCACGGCACCTGCCCCGGCTGTGCGAGTCGCCGGATGCTGCCCGGACGCAATGCAGACGGCGACGCCGTCTGCGTGGACTGCGCAGGAATTCCCCTCGACCTGCACTGCCACCGCTGCGGACACGAAGAAGAACGCTACCGTGCCGGGCTCTGTGCCCGATGCGCTCTGCGGGACGACCTGCACACAGTTCTGTGCCCCAGCGACAACGCCGAGGACCCTCGCCGGCTGCTCCTCGAGGCCCTGGCCAGCGCGGCACGTCCCCAGAGCGTGCTCACCTGGATGCGGGGCACACAGGCGGCGGCGCTGCTCCACGTGATCGGTGCCGGCGAGGTGGAGCTCAGTCACAGCGACCTCGACCTGCTTCCAGCCGGACGAGCCGTCGAACATCTGCGGGCATTGGCCGTGCATCACGGCCTGCTACCCGAACGAGATCCGCACCTTGCCCGGTTCGAGCGGTGGCTCGGCACTGTCCTGGTCCGCCGCGGCGAGCAGCTCGGCCATCACCAACTGACCTCATTCGCCCGGTGGCATCATCTGCGGCGGGTCCGTCGACTTCCCGCTCATAGAACTGCCGCCGCAGTTCGCTCAGCGAAGCAGGAAATCACCGTTGCGGCAGCCTTTCTCGACTACCTGAGCAGTCAGAACGTCGATCTCGACAGCGTGAGCCAACGACACATCGACAGCTGGCTGGCTCCGGGCCCGACCACTCGTTACCACGCCCGCACCTTCGTCGTCTGGGCCGTGCGGAACCGGCATCTTCCCCGCGCGATCGAGTTCCCGCATCGCCGGGCACAAACGCAACCCACCATGGATGACCAGCGGCGTCTCGAGCTGATCCGTCGCTGTCTCCACGACGACCACATCGCCCTCAACACCCGCGTCGCGGGGATTCTTCTACTCGTCTACGCGCAACCCTTGGTCCGCATCGCCGCCCTACGATGCGACGACGTGGTCGTCGATCCCGACACCGGACTGACCCTCATCAGACTCGGTGAACCCGCCACGCCCGTACCCGAGCCGTTCGCGAGCGTGCTTCACCAGCAACGGAACAACAGGTTCAATCTCAACACCGGCACCACCGACAGTCCCTGGCTGTTTCCGAGCACCCGAGCCGGTCAGCACCTCCGCCCCGGCACCATCTTGGACAAGCTGCACGCCCTAGGAATCGACCGGAAGGCAGCACGCGTCGCCGCTCTCGAACATCTGGTCACCCGAACGCCACCAACCGTGGTGGCCACCATGCTCGGATACAGCTACCAGGTCACCGAACGATACGCCGCGAAAGCGGGCGAGAACTACGCCGGATATCCGACCCTGCTCGGCGAATAACCCATCGATCTACGAACGAAAACCGGACGTAGGAAAACTGGAGGGCACCAGTAGCAGGTTGGTTATTCGCGTGGACCGCGAATACGACCGTCTGTGTTCGCCGCGGATGAAGGCGTTCCGGCGGCCCGTCCGGTCGTGACCTGTCGGCACGAACCAGCGATCCACGGCCATTGGCCCCCGCCATTCCAGACGTGCGTTGATCGACGCGGATGCCCGGTATCTACCTCCACAGGTTCGACACCCCGCATCGATGACAAGGACCATCCCGCGTAGTGACATGCCGACAGAAAGACGCGACAACCGATCACACGCTCGTCATGGGCAACCCGGCGACGGTCGCCTCCGTGCCGTAGGCCCGCCTCCTCGACGTGGTATTGATGGATAATCGGGGTTATCCATGATTCATCGGGGCGACAGAACTGCGCGAGGATGGCAACTGCGGTGGTTGAATTCTGCACCCAGCAGAGGTGACCGTGGTGGGTCAGCGGCGATGCCGGGACCGATGTGTACGTCCCGTGGCGGCTGCCGACTCGGGCGGTGCTCTACAGTGATCGGTTCGTCGAGTCACCGCCACCGGCTTCAGTCCCGCCACCGAGGCCGAGCACACCCGGGCCGTGCAGATCCTGGCCGACCCGCCCCTGTAGCGCACCACCGCCGCAGCCTCGCCGCCAAGGACGTCACCGACTTGCGCACCCTTTTGTCGATCACCTACGAAGATCGAGATCGGTTCCCAATTGGAAGCTGCACACCGCCCGTACCGGTGCCGAAAGGACGCATCCCGGCCCCACACCGGCACCGGCACGCAGCAAGTCGCTCGTGGAACTGGCGGGCAGGAGGCCTTGCGATCCGCCCTGCGCGACGCGATGACCAGGCGCCCACCAGGCATGCGCAGCGGCGATAATACTGCGACCTCCGCCCAGCGGGCACCACTCGACCTGGGGCCGCGACGACACGTTCATCATCCGCAAGGGATCCCCGGTCTCGCGCTGTCCGCGACACCCTGTGCATGCGTGGCTCGCTATGCGTGCACGCACCGCACGTACTGCACGCACTTGTGTCGACGCGGACTCATGAAGTACTGGAGCCAGCCGCTGGTGCAGCTCATGCGGCCATACCCGGCCACACCCACTAGCCTCGGGCTTTCGTGCTGATCGAGCGGACACCCGTGTCGAATACGAAGAATGGTGCCCTGAACTGGGATAATTCGACTTGCTGAGGGTCGAGTTTCAACCAGTTCGAGGAGCACCATTCAGGTGAGCAAGTCTACGTCCCCCTACCCACGCGTGTCCGCATCGGCCACCGGGACCGGCGTCGTGTCGCAGGCCGGAACGGTCCTGCTGCTGCGCACCGCGGAGAAGACCGGCCTCGCTGCGGCGTTGACGACCGAGCTCGCACCGTATCGAAAACCGCTGGCCCGACACGATCCCGGCAAGATCGTGCTCGATCTCGCGACAGCATTGGCGATCGGTGGGGACTGCCTCGCCGACATCGCACAACTGCGGGCTCACCCGGAGTCTTCGGCGCAGTGGCCTCCGACCCGACCGTCTCCCGCCTGATCAGCGTGTTGGCCACCGACGCCGACACCGCGCTCGCCGCGATCGGACGCGCCCGCGCCACCGCCCGCTCCCACGCCTGGGCCGCCGCCGGCACGTCGGCACCGGACCACGCCATCGACGAAGCGCATCCGCTGGTCCTCGACATCGATGCGACGCTGGTCACCGCGCACTCCGAGAAGGAACAGGCCGCCCCGACGTTCAAGCGAGGCTTCGGTTTCCACCCGCTGTGCGCGTTCGTCGACCACGGCACAGGCGGCACCGGTGAACCCGTCGCGATGCTGCTGCGGCCGGGTAACTCGGGGTCGAATACCGCCGCCGATCCTCCCCAAGCACTACGTGCAGGGCGGTACCCCCATCACCGTGGTGCAGGACGCCCTCGCACAGTTGCCGGTCGACCCGGCATATCGGGTCGGGAAGAAGGTGCTGGTGCGTATCGACGGGGCCGGCGGCACCCACGGGTTGATCGAGTATCTGACCAAACGGCGGCTGTCGTATTCGGTGGGGTTCGGATTGACCGAGACGATGGTCGCCGCACTCGAACTCGTCCCGGACCAGGCATGGACCCCGGCCTACGACTCGGACGGACAGGTCCGCGACGGCGCCTGGGTGACGGAGTTGACCGGCCTGCTCGATCTGTCGTCGTGGCCGAAAGGCATGCGGGTAATCGTCAGGAAGGAGCGCCCGCATCCGGGTGCGCAGTTACGGTTCACCGACCGTGACGGCCTACGCCTGACCGCGTTCGTGACCAATACCCGCCGAGGGCAACTCCCGGATCTGGAGCTGCGACATCGGCGTCGGGCTCGGTGCGAGGACCGGATTCGGACAGCCAAAGTCACCGGGCTGCAGAATCTTCCGCTGCACGGTTTCGATCAGAAGCGGATCTGGTTGGCGCTCGTGCAACTCGCATGTGAACTGATCGCGTGGATGCAGATGCTCGCGTTGACCGATGTCGCGGCCCGGCGGTGGGAGCCGAAGCGGCTGCGGCTGCGATTGTTGTCGATCGCCGGTCGCGTCGCCCGGCATGCCCGCCGTGTTCGGCTGCGGCTGGCCGCGACAGCTCCCGATATCGATGTCCTCGTGGCCGGCCTGAACCGGCTGGAGGCACTTCCTGCGCCTGCGTGACCTGCACGTATCTGTCCGATCAAGACGAAAGGAAACCATTTTCGAGGCCGTGGACCTCGGCGTCACCCGACCGTGTCGGGCAGTCGACCGTGGATGCACACCGGATCCACGGTCTCCGTATCCAATCCGAATCCGCTCAGGCCGGCACGTGATCCGCGCGAAAGATTGAGGCTAACTGCGAAGAGCCGAAAATTGTCGATGTGATCGGCCATGGCCGCAGTCAGTTCCAGCGTGGTCGACCACTTCTTCGTGTTCAGCAATTCCGTCTGCAACCGGCCCCAGAATGCCTCCATGACCGCGTTATCGAAGCAATCACCGACGGTCCCGAAAGACTCGAGCAGTCCCCACCTCCGGAGATTCTCACCGAACCCCCACGACGTGAACGGCGGACCATGATCGGCATGCAAGATCGTTGCCTCCCAACGGGTCCGTTCCTGCGCGGCCATGTTCACCGCATTATTGACCAGTGCCGTATCGGCAGTCGTGGAAAAAGAACGACCCACGATCACCTTACTGAAACAGTCCAAAATCGCACAGCAGTAAACCTTTCCGTCCCTGGCGGGATGTTCCGTGATATCGGTGAACCACAATTCGTTCGGACGGCTTGCCGTGAAGCCGCGATTGACCCGGTCAGAGAGGGTTTCGACGCCCAGCAGGTTCGGTTTCCGCTTACCCGGACGAGGTAACCCGGCGATACCGAGTTCGGTCATGATCGCCGACACCAGCTTGTGATTGACGTTCATTTCGTATGTATCGAGGAGTTCGGCTCGGATGCGGCGCTTCCCATAGGTTCCACGCGACCGCTGGTGGATTTTTTCGATCGTGTCGGCCACGATGATGCGCCGTACTCGCTGATTGGAGACCGGTCGGCGCCGGTGTGCATAAAAGGTTGATCTACCCAAACCCGTTATGCGACATGCTGATCTGCTGGAATGCCCTCGTGTGATCAGTCCTTCGACGATCGCGATCTTCCTTTTGGGGGCATCACCGACTGTTCGTCGAACAAGGCGCACGCATCGCGGGTCAATGCGAGTTCGGCTTCGAGTGCGGCGATGCGGCTCCGGGCCGATGCGAGCTCGTCGGACTCGACGCTCGGTACACCGCCGCGCACTCCCGCATCGATCAGGGCTTGGTCTTTCCACCGGAACAATGTCGCCGGCGATATACCGGTTTCCGAAGCGATATCGGCGACTGCGTCACCGGCGCGAAGACAGTGCGAGATCTGTCGCCGGACTGAGTGTGGATACGACTTGGGCACTGTGACCTCCTGTGGATCACTCTGCCTCATCTCTCATATAGATGGTTCACTTTGAGGGGCACGGATCACCTGGACCGATCTACGGGGTCCAGCCACGCGAGCTATCGCCTACGCGACCTCACGTACCCGATCACCTCGGGACTGAGGAGCAAGCCGCTCTCCATCGCTCTGCTGGCCGCGGCCGCACGCGTGGGCACGTTGAGCTTGGCCAAAACATGCTCCACATGTGCCCTCACTGTGCGAGGGGAGATCCACAACCGGTTGGCGATGTCGTCGTTCGAGCTTCCGTCAACCAAGAGCGTGAGAATCTCCAGTTCCCGCTGAGTGAGCTCATGCGTCACAGCTCGGGGCGCGAGTACGACGATGTAGTCGCGACATCGGTAGGCCCGACAGGCGTACCACCCGCCGTCGGTCGCGGGCCACAGGAAGGCGGTGGACGACAGCTTGTCTCCTAGGTGCCGCGTCACGGCTGGGTATAGGTCGCTGCGCGGTTCGAGCATCCCGTCCTTCAGGTCGCCCTGCAGCGGAATGACCTCCCCGTCGCTGCCTAGGGCCACAGCTAGGCAGTCAGTGGTAAGTGAGGAAACCAACCTTCTAGCCGACTGCAGAGGGTCGACGACGTGGGCCAGGATCGGCACCAGGTGCTCGATGACCGTGATGGCCTCGTCGGAGGGATGAGCCTGGTCGCCGGTCGACACGTCGATGAACCCGACGTAGCGGTTGTCGGAGGTGATCAGAGCACTGAGAGCCCCTTCGAGCAATCCTGCGGGTTGCCAGTGCTCGGTGACGCAGCGCAGGCTCATCGGGTCGACCGGCAGGTCCCGCAGCCGCACCGGGGCACCGAGTCGTGGCAAGCTGTATGGCGCGATCATCTCTTGATGGAAGTCTTCGCTGTTCAAGTACTCTTCGGTCGCATGTGAATAGCCAGCGGTGATGAGCGTCGACCTCCGGTTCGCAACCGGGTCGACCACCGAGACCATGGAACCGGCAATCGGAATCACCCTCCCGAGCTGATCGAGGATCTCGGCCATCCGGTCGGGCGCGCTGGCTGCGGACGAGGCCACGGCACCGATGCGCGCGATGACACCCAAACTGACCTGCAAGTACGCGTGCGACATGGCGACCTCCTTGAATAACCCTATGCACCCGCTCTCTGTGCAGGTCAATTGGCTGATCCGCCAGTCCGCATCCAATGGGGAATCACCTCCCCCGCAAAGTCGGCGTATCGGCCAGTAGCCACCACTTGGATCCATCGTGCTGAATGGCGCTGTCGGCAAATGCAAACCAAACAAGGAGACCGTGAATGTCACTGCACCAGGTCACTATTGAATCCGGCGGTCACGCCGACTGGTCCACGCCTGTTCGAATCAACGACGAACAGCTCCAGGCTTCCTACCAAGGAGTCTTCGTGTGCCGATTCTCCTTTG
This is a stretch of genomic DNA from Rhodococcus rhodochrous. It encodes these proteins:
- a CDS encoding tyrosine-type recombinase/integrase, producing MGVDSDGRALGWGPVRHLHPDEAVFEEMLTGWRNQQLARNLAFSTIDAREKLVRRFVASINEYPWNWLAQHVDEFFGDLRAVSGLKQSSLRRYQGALRGFLGYLTDPAYGWERVCEELFGTHPSQVVHDWNSAVHVQDAERSPGKRAFCKRELQQLFDRADEEVGRIRALRRKGWWAAYRDATLFKTAYAYGLRLNEVRRLETVDFGRNPKARQFGGYGVLRVRHGKAMRGSPPKPGSVLTVFDWAVDVLEEWVDEIRPVFDYDGLVLFPSPRRTPLAHSTIQARFRRYCDDLGFGPGLDFHSLRRSYVTHLIEDGVDPLFVQQQVRHEHASTTSLYTCVSSDYRTRVLSHALTTIFDNAVEPDRRLVQPTTPGSK
- a CDS encoding transposase → MPKSYPHSVRRQISHCLRAGDAVADIASETGISPATLFRWKDQALIDAGVRGGVPSVESDELASARSRIAALEAELALTRDACALFDEQSVMPPKGRSRSSKD
- a CDS encoding helix-turn-helix transcriptional regulator, which codes for MSHAYLQVSLGVIARIGAVASSAASAPDRMAEILDQLGRVIPIAGSMVSVVDPVANRRSTLITAGYSHATEEYLNSEDFHQEMIAPYSLPRLGAPVRLRDLPVDPMSLRCVTEHWQPAGLLEGALSALITSDNRYVGFIDVSTGDQAHPSDEAITVIEHLVPILAHVVDPLQSARRLVSSLTTDCLAVALGSDGEVIPLQGDLKDGMLEPRSDLYPAVTRHLGDKLSSTAFLWPATDGGWYACRAYRCRDYIVVLAPRAVTHELTQRELEILTLLVDGSSNDDIANRLWISPRTVRAHVEHVLAKLNVPTRAAAASRAMESGLLLSPEVIGYVRSRRR
- a CDS encoding helix-turn-helix domain-containing protein encodes the protein MKQVDYRWHVAELMARQGMHNTTDLAPRLREYGVELSPSQVYRLVTQTPDRVSPRVLGALCAIFACELEDLLTFTYTQQTPRRAATGTSVIDLNTVGRPRRARIIRDDAD
- a CDS encoding IS3 family transposase, whose protein sequence is MRLVRRTVGDAPKRKIAIVEGLITRGHSSRSACRITGLGRSTFYAHRRRPVSNQRVRRIIVADTIEKIHQRSRGTYGKRRIRAELLDTYEMNVNHKLVSAIMTELGIAGLPRPGKRKPNLLGVETLSDRVNRGFTASRPNELWFTDITEHPARDGKVYCCAILDCFSKVIVGRSFSTTADTALVNNAVNMAAQERTRWEATILHADHGPPFTSWGFGENLRRWGLLESFGTVGDCFDNAVMEAFWGRLQTELLNTKKWSTTLELTAAMADHIDNFRLFAVSLNLSRGSRAGLSGFGLDTETVDPVCIHGRLPDTVG